From the genome of Elusimicrobiota bacterium, one region includes:
- a CDS encoding cation transporter, with protein MNITSNKKTKAARLSIFSNTFLIISKFIVGFLTGSVSILSEAI; from the coding sequence ATGAATATTACATCAAATAAAAAAACAAAAGCCGCAAGGCTTTCTATCTTTTCCAATACCTTTCTTATAATCTCTAAATTTATAGTCGGTTTCTTGACCGGTTCGGTAAGTATTCTTTCTGAAGCCATT